GTGTCCACCGCGACCCACCCCGCCGCGTCCAGCGTGATCCCGACCGAGGCCGGGTCGTGCCGCAGGATCCGCGACAGCCGCTTGGACACCTTGACCGTCTGCTTCTCGTCCACTCCGTCGTCCCTCTTCGTGCTTCGTGCTTCGTGCTCCGTGCGCCCGGCTACGAGGCCTGGCTGACCGAACTCATGTGGAAACCCTCGACCCGCACCGGCGGCATCGCGGCCCGGGTGAACCAGTCGCCCCACTCGCGCGGCAGGCAGGGCTCCGTCCGGCCCACCTCGGTGATCCGCCCGAACAGGTCCACCGGCGACTCGTTGAACCGGAAGTTGTTGACCGCGCCGACCACCTCGCCGTTCTCGACCAGGTACACGCCGTCCCGGGTGAGGCCGGTGAGCAGCAGCGTCGCCGGGTCGACCTCGCGGATGTACCAGAGGCAGGTGAGCAGCAGGCCGCGCTCGGTGCGGGCGATCATCTCGTCCAGCGTCGGCGCCGCCGCCTGGTCGGCCGTCTCCAGCACCAGGTTGTCCACCGGCGGGTTGAGCGGCAGGCCGGTCAGGGCCGCCGAGTGCCGGGTGGTGAGGAGGTTGGCCAGTTCGCCGTCGCGGATCCAGTCCACGGCGGCCAGCGGGTGCCCGTTGTCGAACACCGAGGCGTTGTCGCCCGAGGAGTGGGTGAGCACGAACGGCGCCGCCGCCAGGCCCGGCTCGGCCGGGTCCGAACGCAGCGTCAGCGGCAGCCCGCTGAGCCGCTCGCCGACCCGTGTCCCGCCGCCGGGCCGGGAGAACACCGTGCGGCCCTCGGCGGCGTCCCGACCGCCGGCGGACCAGCTGAGGTAGACCATCAGGTCGGCGACGGCCGACGGCGGCAGCAGCGTCTCGTAGCGGCCGGCCGGCAGGTCGATCCGCTTGCGGCCCCAGGCCAGCCGGCGGGTCAGGCCGGCGTGCAGGCCGGCCACGTCGACGTCGGTGAAGTCGCGGGTGGCGGCGCCGGCCCACGCGGAGCCGGTCAGGTCGGCGGTCTTGGCGTTCAGCTCGACCGTGCCGGTCGGCTGGTCGTGCCGCAGCCGCAGGCCGGTGGAGGTGCCGAGGTAGCTGCTGGTGACCTCGTGCCGGGCGAAGCCGTACAGCAGCTCGCCGCCCTTGCGGGCGCGCGCGAAGGCCTCGCCGAGGGCGGGCGCGAAGTCGGCGAACACCTCGACGGAGGTCTCCGCCGGGGGCGCGGTGAAGTCCGCGGAGGCGGGCCGGGCGGCGATCAGCGGCCGGGCGTCCTCGGCCGGGCCGGCCGCGCGGGCGGCCGCCTCGGCGGCCCGGACGAGGCTCTCCACCTCGTCGGCGGTGACCGCCTCGCGGGAGACCACGCCCGAGGCGGTGCCCTCCGCGCCGTCGACGGTCGCGATCACGGTGAGCCGGCGGCCGCGGGTGACGCCGTTGGTGGTGAGGCCGTTGCCGGCCCAGCGCAGGTTGGCGGTGGACTCCTCGTCGGCGATGACGACGGTGCCGTCCGCCCGGGACGTCTCCAGGGCGCGCTCGACCAGCTCGTGGGGGTTGATCCCGCTCATCAGTGACCGGCCTCCTGCTGCGTGTTGAGCACGTTGACGTTGCGGAACAGCGCGGACGGGCAGCCGTGGCTGACCGCCGCGACCTGGCCCGGCTGGGCCTTGCCGCAGTTGAAGGCGCCGCCGAGCACGTACGTCTGCGGGCCGCCGACGGCGGTCATCGAGCCCCAGAAGTCGGTGGTGGTCGCCTGGTACGCGAAGTCCTTGACCTGGCCGGCGAGCCGGCCGCCCCGGATCGCGTAGGCGCGCTGGCCGGTGAACTGGAAGTTGTAGCGCTGCATGTCGATCGACCAGGAGCGGTCGCCGACGATGTACAGGCCGTTCTCCACCTGCGCGATCAGGCCGGCGGTGTCCGGGCCGCCGGCGACCGGCTGCAGCGACACGTTGGCCATCCGCTGGACGGGCACGTGCGCGGGGGAGTCGGCGTAGGCGCAGCCGTTGGAGCGGCCCAGGCCCTTCAGCCGGGCCATCCCGCGGTCGAGCTGGTACCCGACCAGGGTGCCGTCCTTCACGAGGTCCCAGGACTGCGTCGCCACGCCCTCGTCGTCGTAGCCGACGGTGGCCAGGCCGTGTT
The Kitasatospora paranensis genome window above contains:
- a CDS encoding metallopeptidase TldD-related protein, encoding MSGINPHELVERALETSRADGTVVIADEESTANLRWAGNGLTTNGVTRGRRLTVIATVDGAEGTASGVVSREAVTADEVESLVRAAEAAARAAGPAEDARPLIAARPASADFTAPPAETSVEVFADFAPALGEAFARARKGGELLYGFARHEVTSSYLGTSTGLRLRHDQPTGTVELNAKTADLTGSAWAGAATRDFTDVDVAGLHAGLTRRLAWGRKRIDLPAGRYETLLPPSAVADLMVYLSWSAGGRDAAEGRTVFSRPGGGTRVGERLSGLPLTLRSDPAEPGLAAAPFVLTHSSGDNASVFDNGHPLAAVDWIRDGELANLLTTRHSAALTGLPLNPPVDNLVLETADQAAAPTLDEMIARTERGLLLTCLWYIREVDPATLLLTGLTRDGVYLVENGEVVGAVNNFRFNESPVDLFGRITEVGRTEPCLPREWGDWFTRAAMPPVRVEGFHMSSVSQAS